A window of Acidobacteriota bacterium contains these coding sequences:
- a CDS encoding DUF47 domain-containing protein: MRFSLVPREERFFDMFDESAKVVLKGARQFHDLLEDYTDVETKTRAIKAVELEGDHQTHRIIEALNRSFVTPIDREDIHALTSGLDDILDYTEAIAIRLQLFKIKEITPEMKQFGELILKASEQIAEAVHNLRRLDHLWSFCKEIKRLENLGDDISRKAISRLFEDGMDPIELIKLKEIYGRLESTMDRCEDIANIIETIVVKNG; encoded by the coding sequence ATGCGATTCAGCCTCGTGCCCCGCGAAGAGCGCTTCTTCGACATGTTCGACGAGTCCGCCAAGGTCGTCCTCAAAGGCGCGCGCCAATTCCACGACCTCCTCGAGGACTACACGGACGTCGAGACCAAGACCCGGGCCATCAAGGCGGTGGAACTGGAGGGAGACCATCAGACCCACCGCATCATCGAGGCCCTGAACCGCTCCTTTGTGACCCCCATCGACCGGGAAGACATCCACGCCCTCACTTCGGGCCTCGACGACATTCTCGATTACACCGAGGCCATCGCCATCCGGCTCCAGCTCTTCAAGATCAAGGAGATCACCCCGGAAATGAAGCAGTTCGGGGAACTCATCCTGAAGGCATCGGAGCAGATCGCCGAGGCCGTTCACAACCTCCGGCGGCTGGACCACCTCTGGTCCTTCTGCAAGGAGATCAAGCGCCTGGAGAACCTGGGGGACGATATCAGCCGGAAGGCCATCAGCCGGCTCTTCGAGGACGGCATGGACCCCATCGAACTCATCAAGCTCAAGGAAATCTACGGCCGTCTGGAATCGACCATGGACCGGTGCGAGGACATCGCCAACATCATCGAAACCATCGTCGTGAAAAATGGCTAG
- the sufC gene encoding Fe-S cluster assembly ATPase SufC, which produces MPELALEVRDLRAAVEDKEILKGLNLAIPKGEVHVIMGPNGSGKSTLAHTLMGHPRYTVLGGEVYLFGDSLLTMKVHERSRNGLFLAYQHPVEVPGVTFAHFLWNAHQARQQDVGNNGGPPKKDPKAVVAFRKRMTASLEGLKMSPEFAQRHLNVGASGGEKKRLEISQMQLLNPRMVIMDEIDSGLDIDSTKVVAQAINGMKGPEFSALIITHYPRILDYLNPDRVHVMAGGRVLCSRGIELARELEQKGYDWILKEYNAN; this is translated from the coding sequence ATGCCCGAGCTGGCGCTTGAGGTGCGCGACCTGCGCGCCGCGGTCGAAGACAAGGAGATTCTGAAGGGGCTCAACCTGGCCATCCCCAAGGGGGAGGTCCACGTCATCATGGGGCCCAACGGAAGCGGAAAGAGCACCCTGGCCCACACGCTCATGGGCCATCCCCGGTACACCGTTCTGGGCGGCGAGGTGTATCTCTTCGGGGATTCACTCCTGACCATGAAGGTCCACGAGCGGTCCAGGAACGGCCTTTTCCTGGCTTACCAGCATCCCGTGGAGGTCCCGGGGGTCACCTTCGCCCACTTCCTCTGGAACGCCCACCAGGCCAGACAGCAGGATGTCGGAAACAACGGCGGCCCGCCGAAGAAGGATCCGAAGGCCGTGGTGGCCTTCCGGAAGAGGATGACGGCTTCCTTGGAGGGGCTGAAGATGTCCCCCGAGTTCGCCCAGCGCCATCTGAACGTGGGGGCCTCGGGAGGGGAGAAGAAACGCCTGGAGATTTCCCAAATGCAGCTCCTGAACCCGCGGATGGTCATCATGGACGAGATCGATTCGGGCCTGGACATCGACTCCACGAAAGTGGTCGCCCAGGCCATCAATGGAATGAAGGGGCCGGAGTTTTCAGCCCTCATCATCACCCACTATCCCCGGATTCTGGACTACCTGAATCCGGACCGCGTCCACGTGATGGCCGGCGGCCGGGTTCTGTGTTCCAGGGGCATCGAACTCGCCCGGGAACTGGAGCAGAAGGGATACGACTGGATCCTCAAGGAGTACAACGCCAACTGA
- a CDS encoding SufD family Fe-S cluster assembly protein, translated as MSGAPKRGDWAGGTEALARLVGSAGTAGGILDRRNEHARAFAQGLPAFGKYSRLRLDWASLPQRPARFEPASLPVGGAQEDPRVASLADAVRKRPEILDELASPRGPWDHLLLAGWQEGALVRFPRIGGAAGPAVLTLGNPGGLVLEPLLFDVEEGAEAGLVVHWRPDSGEPSFRLSHLAGRVGPGARLKVFLLQEGGNVHHYLSGSVQVGRNAEVEFFSAWMGGKWTVVRLQSDLSEAGGSWTESHLSFGAGVSHLDLDSQVRLASHHGRSDVAVRAVGTEASRTVFTGNILMEKEAHHSEAVLSDHVLLLSPQAHADSIPGLEIKALEVKAAHAASVGQVDEEQIFYLQSRGLDPVAARRILVVGFLESLFERSPYPWAREVLDEILERRVGLG; from the coding sequence ATGAGCGGCGCGCCCAAGAGAGGGGATTGGGCGGGCGGAACGGAGGCGCTGGCCAGGCTGGTCGGTTCCGCCGGAACCGCCGGGGGAATCTTGGACCGGCGGAACGAGCACGCCAGGGCTTTTGCCCAGGGGCTGCCGGCCTTCGGAAAGTACTCGCGCCTGCGCCTGGACTGGGCCTCCCTTCCTCAGAGGCCCGCGCGCTTCGAGCCCGCCTCCCTTCCCGTCGGGGGGGCACAGGAAGACCCGCGCGTTGCATCCCTGGCCGACGCCGTCCGTAAGCGGCCGGAGATCCTCGACGAGCTGGCCTCCCCGAGGGGCCCCTGGGACCACCTGCTGCTGGCGGGATGGCAGGAGGGAGCCTTGGTTCGTTTTCCCCGTATCGGGGGAGCGGCCGGGCCTGCTGTCCTGACCCTCGGAAACCCGGGGGGCCTGGTCCTGGAGCCTCTCCTCTTCGACGTGGAGGAGGGGGCGGAGGCGGGGTTGGTGGTCCACTGGAGACCGGATTCTGGGGAGCCGTCCTTCCGCCTGAGCCACCTCGCCGGCCGCGTCGGGCCGGGCGCCCGGCTGAAGGTTTTCCTTCTCCAAGAAGGCGGAAACGTTCACCACTATCTGTCGGGCTCCGTCCAGGTGGGGCGGAATGCCGAAGTGGAGTTCTTCTCCGCCTGGATGGGCGGCAAGTGGACCGTGGTCCGGCTCCAGAGCGACCTTTCCGAGGCCGGCGGCTCCTGGACCGAGAGCCACCTCTCCTTCGGCGCGGGCGTTTCGCATTTGGACCTGGACAGCCAGGTGCGGCTCGCCTCCCACCACGGACGGAGCGACGTGGCGGTCCGGGCCGTCGGGACCGAAGCCTCGCGCACGGTGTTCACGGGCAACATCCTCATGGAGAAGGAGGCCCACCATTCGGAGGCCGTCCTGTCGGACCACGTTCTTCTCCTCTCGCCCCAGGCCCACGCCGATTCCATTCCGGGACTCGAGATCAAGGCCCTGGAGGTGAAGGCCGCCCACGCGGCGAGCGTGGGGCAGGTGGACGAAGAGCAGATCTTTTACCTCCAGAGCCGCGGCCTGGATCCCGTGGCGGCCCGCCGAATTCTCGTGGTGGGCTTTCTGGAGAGTCTCTTTGAGCGCAGTCCCTATCCCTGGGCCCGGGAAGTGCTGGACGAGATCCTGGAGAGGAGGGTGGGCCTCGGATGA
- the hflX gene encoding GTPase HflX yields MARERVVLVGVALPSVPLNRVEEHLDELAALVDTAGGTVVLRVAQDRDRLDPATCIGKGKVEELAQRCKEDALDLVVFDDDLTPAQARNLEKALGTRITDRTGVILDIFARRARTREAMTQVELAQYTYLLPRLTRAWTHLSRQAGGIGTRGVGETQLETDRRVIRTRIRHLKGELERIASHRRTQRRRRRRSLEAALVGYTNVGKSSLMNRLASADVVVENRLFSTLDTTYRSLHLEGFTQEILLSDTVGLVRKLPHHLVASFRSTLEQAAQADLLLHVVDVSHPSFEEQARTALSVLADLNLGEIPTLTLFNKTDRAPRPVLERAASLFPDSIPVSALTGEGLEELKARMARAFTEILGGAVLLIPHEAWPGAQAALASARILRTTYRPEGVQVTVQASEGDLKALQAALGADVSRV; encoded by the coding sequence ATGGCCCGAGAGCGCGTGGTCCTGGTGGGGGTGGCGCTTCCGTCCGTTCCCCTGAACCGGGTGGAAGAGCACCTCGATGAACTCGCGGCCCTCGTGGACACGGCGGGCGGAACGGTCGTTCTTCGGGTCGCCCAGGATCGCGATCGCCTCGACCCGGCCACCTGCATCGGCAAGGGGAAGGTGGAGGAACTCGCCCAGCGGTGCAAGGAAGACGCTTTGGATCTCGTCGTCTTCGATGACGACCTGACGCCGGCTCAGGCCAGGAATCTGGAGAAGGCTTTGGGGACCCGGATCACGGACAGGACGGGGGTGATCCTGGACATCTTCGCCCGGCGGGCGCGCACCCGGGAGGCCATGACCCAGGTGGAGCTGGCCCAGTACACCTATCTCCTGCCCCGGCTCACCCGCGCGTGGACCCACCTGTCCCGGCAGGCCGGCGGCATCGGGACTCGGGGCGTCGGGGAGACCCAGCTCGAAACGGACCGGCGGGTCATACGAACCCGCATCCGCCACCTCAAGGGCGAGCTGGAGCGCATCGCCTCCCACCGCCGAACCCAGCGACGGCGGCGCCGGCGCTCCCTGGAAGCGGCCCTCGTCGGATACACCAACGTTGGCAAGTCCTCGCTCATGAACCGGCTCGCTTCCGCGGACGTGGTCGTGGAGAACCGCCTCTTCTCCACCCTGGATACCACGTATCGGAGCCTGCACCTGGAAGGGTTCACCCAGGAGATTCTGCTGTCCGACACGGTGGGGCTCGTTCGGAAGCTGCCCCACCATCTCGTGGCCTCCTTCCGTTCGACCCTCGAGCAGGCCGCTCAGGCGGATCTGCTCCTCCACGTTGTGGACGTGAGCCACCCCAGCTTCGAGGAGCAGGCGCGCACGGCCCTCTCCGTCCTGGCCGACTTGAACCTCGGGGAGATTCCCACCCTCACGCTGTTCAACAAGACCGACCGCGCCCCCCGCCCCGTTCTCGAGCGGGCGGCTTCCCTTTTCCCCGACTCCATCCCCGTTTCGGCCCTCACCGGCGAGGGGTTGGAAGAACTGAAGGCCCGGATGGCCCGCGCCTTCACGGAGATCCTCGGGGGGGCGGTTCTCCTGATTCCCCACGAGGCCTGGCCGGGCGCCCAGGCCGCCCTCGCGAGCGCCCGGATCCTCCGCACCACGTACCGTCCCGAGGGCGTCCAGGTGACGGTTCAGGCCTCGGAAGGGGACCTCAAGGCCCTTCAGGCGGCCCTCGGAGCCGATGTTTCGAGGGTTTGA
- the sufB gene encoding Fe-S cluster assembly protein SufB: MNERAQSALDLDQGRFDFRDPEVAVYRSAKGLTRETVLDISRHKNEPKWMTDIRLHAFDVFLRKPMPAWGGDLSDMDFDAYTYYIKPTDKREDAWEDVPENIRKTFDRLGIPEAEKKFLAGVGAQYESEMVYHSIQEDLAKKGVIFLDTESGLREHPELFRQYFATLVPPEDNKFAALNTACWSGGSFIYVPKGVQLDVPLQAYFRINSQNMGQFERTIIIADEGARLHYIEGCTAPQYSSKSLHTGVIEIFVHRNAQMRYTTIQNWAHNIYNLVTQRSIAHEGATMEWVDGNMGSKLTMKYPSIYLVGEGATGNILSVAFAADGQHQDAGAKIIHKAPNTSSTITSKSISRGSGRTSYRGLLKVAKGAVGVKASVKCDALMLNEESRSDTYPTMEIGEDRVTIAHEATVGKISDDQIFYLMSRGLSESDAMAMIVQGFIAPFAKELPMEYAIELNRLIQLEMEGSVG; this comes from the coding sequence ATGAACGAAAGAGCACAGAGCGCGCTGGATCTGGACCAGGGGCGCTTCGATTTCCGGGACCCGGAGGTGGCGGTCTACCGGTCCGCCAAGGGCCTGACGCGGGAGACGGTCCTCGACATCTCCCGGCACAAGAACGAGCCCAAGTGGATGACCGACATCCGCCTCCACGCCTTCGACGTGTTTCTCAGGAAACCCATGCCCGCCTGGGGCGGTGACCTGTCGGACATGGATTTCGACGCGTACACCTACTACATCAAGCCAACCGACAAGCGGGAGGACGCCTGGGAGGACGTTCCGGAAAACATCCGGAAGACCTTCGACCGGCTCGGGATTCCCGAAGCGGAAAAGAAGTTCCTGGCCGGCGTGGGCGCGCAATACGAGTCCGAGATGGTCTACCACTCGATCCAGGAGGATTTGGCCAAGAAGGGCGTGATCTTCCTGGATACGGAGTCGGGCCTTCGCGAGCACCCGGAGCTTTTCCGACAGTACTTCGCGACCCTGGTTCCCCCGGAGGATAACAAGTTCGCGGCGCTCAACACGGCCTGCTGGTCCGGCGGGTCCTTTATCTACGTGCCCAAGGGCGTTCAACTCGACGTGCCTCTCCAGGCCTACTTTCGCATCAACTCCCAGAACATGGGCCAGTTCGAGAGGACCATCATCATCGCCGACGAAGGGGCCCGACTGCACTACATCGAGGGATGCACCGCCCCTCAGTACAGCTCCAAGTCGCTCCACACGGGGGTCATCGAGATCTTCGTGCACCGGAACGCGCAGATGCGCTACACCACGATTCAGAACTGGGCGCACAATATCTACAACCTGGTGACCCAGCGGTCCATCGCCCACGAGGGGGCCACCATGGAGTGGGTGGACGGGAACATGGGCTCCAAACTCACCATGAAGTATCCCTCCATCTACCTGGTCGGAGAGGGCGCCACCGGCAACATCCTCTCCGTGGCCTTCGCCGCCGACGGCCAGCACCAGGACGCGGGCGCCAAGATCATCCACAAGGCCCCCAACACCTCCTCGACGATCACCAGCAAATCCATCAGCCGGGGATCGGGGCGGACGAGCTACCGGGGCCTGCTCAAAGTCGCCAAGGGCGCCGTGGGTGTAAAGGCCAGCGTGAAATGCGACGCCCTCATGCTCAACGAGGAAAGCCGATCGGATACCTATCCGACCATGGAGATCGGCGAGGATAGGGTCACCATCGCCCACGAGGCCACGGTGGGCAAGATCAGCGACGACCAGATCTTCTATCTGATGTCCCGGGGTCTCTCCGAGTCCGATGCCATGGCCATGATCGTGCAGGGATTCATCGCCCCCTTCGCCAAGGAGCTCCCGATGGAGTACGCCATCGAACTCAACAGGCTGATCCAGCTCGAGATGGAAGGATCCGTCGGATGA
- a CDS encoding GTPase domain-containing protein, with translation MALYDPSLRELTVKIVYCGPGLSGKTSNLNYLYENLEEGSRGRLISVPSEADRTLFFDFLPLEIGKVKEVRVRLQLYTVPGQVFYEETRRKVIRGADGIVFVADSQRSMAEANLQSRRQLEEHLASHGLDPAEVPCVLQYNKRDLKDLLSLEEMDRDLNPDNRPFFEAVAKEGVGVEDTFKAVCALVLRRLFSRPMESYIQQVLPAADMLFPDSPELLAEADATDPLALALPPAERREDSAEILFVDEKGEASPLVDGGWGDLPPAGEAVELEEVLEPPGFEAPPALGKNEPEKAPGVPSGVRLVVGEPLTLAVEIGGEAYLLRLVLEPLRRPGP, from the coding sequence ATGGCGCTCTACGATCCTTCCCTCCGTGAACTCACGGTAAAAATCGTCTATTGCGGTCCGGGACTCAGCGGCAAGACCTCCAACCTGAACTACCTCTACGAAAACCTGGAGGAGGGGAGCCGCGGGCGGCTCATCAGCGTCCCCAGCGAAGCGGACCGCACTCTGTTCTTCGATTTCCTCCCGCTGGAAATCGGGAAGGTGAAGGAGGTGCGCGTCCGGCTCCAGCTCTATACCGTTCCGGGGCAGGTCTTCTACGAAGAGACGCGCAGGAAGGTCATCCGCGGCGCCGACGGCATCGTCTTCGTGGCCGACAGCCAGCGGAGCATGGCCGAGGCCAATCTCCAGTCCAGGCGTCAATTGGAAGAACACCTCGCCTCGCACGGCCTGGACCCCGCCGAAGTGCCCTGCGTCCTCCAGTACAACAAGCGCGATCTCAAGGACCTCCTCTCGCTGGAGGAAATGGACCGAGACCTGAACCCGGACAACCGGCCGTTTTTCGAGGCCGTCGCGAAGGAGGGCGTGGGCGTCGAGGACACCTTCAAAGCGGTGTGCGCGCTCGTGCTCAGGCGGCTGTTCTCCCGCCCCATGGAGTCCTACATCCAGCAGGTCCTTCCGGCGGCGGACATGCTGTTCCCCGACAGCCCCGAGCTGCTTGCCGAAGCGGACGCGACGGATCCCCTGGCGCTCGCGCTTCCTCCTGCGGAGAGGCGGGAGGATTCGGCCGAGATCCTCTTCGTGGACGAGAAAGGTGAGGCCTCCCCGCTCGTGGACGGGGGCTGGGGGGATCTGCCTCCCGCCGGCGAAGCGGTCGAACTGGAGGAGGTCCTGGAGCCGCCGGGTTTCGAGGCTCCGCCCGCTCTCGGAAAGAACGAGCCAGAAAAGGCCCCAGGCGTTCCTTCCGGCGTCCGTTTGGTGGTCGGGGAGCCTCTCACGCTTGCTGTGGAAATCGGTGGGGAGGCGTACCTCCTGCGGCTGGTCCTGGAGCCCCTCAGGCGTCCCGGTCCGTGA
- a CDS encoding Rrf2 family transcriptional regulator, producing MQLSKGFDYAVRSLVHLGRLPEGASAELRAISLSQKVPLSYLAKVMRNLVRAGLVSSTLGREGGYRLRLPPNEITLMMVYEAMEGRMRLVACMDGAKDCAFLTKCAQAAVWTRLRKAVEDIFVETTLRDLVTDSPHSNGSDPVSPEEGRYARAGA from the coding sequence ATGCAGTTGAGCAAGGGCTTCGATTACGCCGTACGGAGCCTCGTTCACCTGGGCCGGCTTCCCGAGGGAGCCTCGGCCGAACTACGAGCCATCTCCCTGAGCCAGAAGGTGCCCCTCTCGTACCTGGCCAAGGTCATGCGCAATCTGGTTCGGGCCGGCCTGGTCTCCTCCACACTCGGCCGAGAAGGAGGGTACCGTCTTCGGCTTCCTCCAAACGAAATCACGCTGATGATGGTGTACGAGGCCATGGAAGGCCGGATGCGCCTTGTGGCGTGCATGGACGGGGCCAAGGATTGCGCCTTCTTGACGAAGTGCGCCCAGGCCGCCGTATGGACGCGTCTTCGAAAGGCCGTGGAGGACATTTTCGTCGAGACGACCCTCCGCGACCTCGTCACCGATTCCCCCCATTCGAACGGATCCGATCCCGTATCTCCAGAGGAGGGGCGATATGCCCGAGCTGGCGCTTGA
- a CDS encoding cysteine desulfurase, translated as MNVNAVRRDFPILERRIHDRPLVYFDNAATTQRPRQVVEAMSRFFYESNANIHRAIHTLGYESTVAYEEAHKKVARFIHAKSWREIVFVRNATEALNLVAMAWGQGTLRPGDEVVVSLMEHHSNIVPWQMVRDRLGVTLKFIPVTPEGVLDLEAARRLITPRTRLVGVVHASNVLGVINPVDEIRSMAREAGALFLLDGAQSVPHMPIDVQALDCDFFVASGHKMLGPTGIGFLYARKALLHDMPPFLTGGDMIATVTPEGSTWNELPWKYEAGTSAVAEGVGLGAAVDYLSALGMDKVYSYEKDLGDYALSRLQEIDGLLLYGHRQGNHLAVFSFNLPEAHPHDAANLLDRYGIAVRSGHHCAQPLMAFLGMDNTLRASLYLYNTREEVDRLVEAIGEIRKLFGRVG; from the coding sequence TTGAACGTGAACGCCGTGCGGCGCGACTTTCCCATCCTGGAGCGGCGCATTCACGACCGGCCCCTGGTCTACTTCGACAACGCGGCCACCACCCAGCGTCCGCGCCAGGTCGTGGAAGCCATGTCGCGCTTTTTCTATGAGTCCAACGCCAACATCCACAGGGCGATCCACACCCTCGGCTACGAGTCCACCGTGGCCTACGAAGAGGCCCACAAGAAGGTGGCCCGCTTCATTCACGCCAAGTCCTGGCGGGAGATCGTCTTCGTGCGGAACGCCACCGAGGCCTTGAACCTGGTGGCCATGGCGTGGGGGCAGGGGACACTCCGGCCCGGGGACGAGGTGGTGGTCTCGCTGATGGAGCACCACAGCAACATCGTTCCCTGGCAGATGGTGCGGGACCGCCTGGGCGTCACACTGAAGTTCATCCCCGTCACGCCGGAAGGCGTCCTGGATCTGGAAGCCGCCCGCCGCCTCATCACGCCCAGAACGCGCCTCGTCGGCGTGGTTCACGCCAGCAACGTTCTGGGCGTCATCAACCCCGTGGACGAAATCCGATCCATGGCCCGGGAAGCGGGGGCCCTGTTTCTTCTGGACGGAGCCCAGTCCGTACCCCACATGCCCATTGATGTGCAGGCCCTGGACTGCGACTTCTTCGTGGCCTCGGGCCACAAGATGCTCGGACCTACGGGCATCGGCTTCTTGTATGCGCGGAAGGCGCTTCTTCACGACATGCCCCCGTTCCTGACAGGCGGGGATATGATCGCCACCGTGACGCCCGAAGGGTCCACCTGGAACGAACTTCCCTGGAAGTACGAGGCGGGTACCAGCGCCGTCGCCGAGGGCGTCGGCCTCGGTGCCGCCGTGGACTACCTCTCGGCTCTGGGCATGGATAAGGTTTACTCATATGAGAAAGATTTGGGAGACTATGCCTTGTCCCGCCTGCAGGAAATTGATGGCCTTCTCCTCTACGGCCACCGGCAGGGGAATCATCTGGCCGTCTTTTCCTTCAACCTTCCCGAGGCCCACCCGCACGACGCCGCCAATCTGCTGGACCGGTACGGCATCGCCGTCCGCTCCGGCCACCACTGCGCCCAGCCGCTCATGGCCTTCCTCGGCATGGACAATACCCTCCGCGCCTCTTTGTACCTGTACAACACCCGTGAGGAGGTGGACCGGCTCGTCGAGGCCATCGGTGAGATTCGTAAACTCTTCGGCCGGGTCGGCTAG
- a CDS encoding Rieske 2Fe-2S domain-containing protein — protein MAEWVKVMELEAIPPEGGYALAGEEEILLVRDGQQVFAIGYLCSHQDMELEGGAREGGTWVCPHHGARFDLRTGEAVSMPAVDPVPVFPTRVEDGWVYVRLGGKP, from the coding sequence ATGGCGGAGTGGGTGAAGGTCATGGAGTTGGAAGCAATCCCGCCGGAAGGGGGCTACGCCCTCGCGGGAGAGGAAGAAATCCTTTTGGTCCGCGACGGCCAGCAGGTCTTCGCGATCGGGTACCTCTGCAGCCATCAGGACATGGAACTGGAAGGGGGGGCCCGGGAAGGGGGCACCTGGGTGTGTCCGCACCACGGGGCCCGCTTCGACCTGCGGACGGGTGAGGCGGTGTCCATGCCCGCCGTGGATCCCGTCCCCGTTTTCCCCACTCGGGTAGAGGACGGTTGGGTGTACGTCCGCCTAGGAGGTAAGCCGTGA
- the sufU gene encoding Fe-S cluster assembly sulfur transfer protein SufU: protein MMEKPANPNELLDVDPLMMDVLLDHYRHPHNFGTVEGATVSHSEGNPSCGDQIEMSLKIEGDIVKEIKFHGKGCIISQAAASILTDMVKGEPVERIRAMTREEMLENIGIPIGPMRLKCALLALKVLKVGVYGHAAGSEDEDD, encoded by the coding sequence ATGATGGAAAAACCGGCCAATCCCAACGAGTTACTGGACGTGGATCCCCTCATGATGGACGTCCTCCTGGACCACTATCGCCATCCCCACAACTTCGGGACGGTGGAGGGGGCGACGGTCTCCCATTCGGAGGGGAACCCCTCGTGCGGGGACCAGATCGAAATGTCCCTGAAAATAGAGGGAGATATCGTTAAAGAAATCAAGTTCCACGGCAAGGGCTGCATCATCAGCCAGGCGGCCGCCTCCATCCTGACCGACATGGTGAAGGGTGAACCGGTGGAGCGCATCCGCGCCATGACCCGGGAAGAGATGCTGGAGAACATCGGGATTCCCATCGGTCCCATGCGCCTCAAGTGCGCCCTCCTGGCTTTAAAGGTCCTCAAGGTGGGCGTCTACGGGCACGCGGCGGGGAGCGAGGACGAGGACGATTGA
- a CDS encoding STAS domain-containing protein encodes MKIVKKALDNSVIILDITGEISLGESAEHLSDELARLLAEPSVECVVLNMENINYMDSTGLGELVGYLTRFADTGKRLKLVRPSQTIVKLLELTRLNEVFKAYASEEQALEEALS; translated from the coding sequence ATGAAGATCGTCAAGAAGGCGCTGGACAACAGCGTCATCATTCTGGACATCACGGGGGAGATCAGCCTGGGGGAATCGGCCGAGCACCTGAGCGACGAACTGGCGCGCCTGCTCGCCGAACCCTCCGTGGAGTGCGTGGTCCTCAACATGGAGAACATCAACTACATGGACTCCACCGGGCTGGGGGAGCTGGTGGGGTATCTCACGCGTTTCGCGGACACGGGCAAGCGCCTCAAACTCGTGAGGCCCAGCCAGACGATCGTCAAACTGCTTGAACTCACGCGCCTGAACGAGGTTTTCAAGGCCTACGCCTCCGAAGAGCAGGCCCTGGAAGAAGCGTTGAGCTGA
- a CDS encoding ChaN family lipoprotein — translation MRYQTSGYRFTRYLLTSIKRRIREVIGPEDDEIQDYYAHYKRELKTARATPIERQEFVSQAGRRWVTLVGDFHTLEHAQKSYVHLLEDLSLRKTRPILALEMAHAHQDVPLLRFTRGALEETDFLESIRYFENWGFNFHHYRPIFEHARKHRLAIHGLNKDGSLSERDRFMAYRIRHLCARYPDQPLLVLVGDLHLASPHLPRALAALGIAPLVLLQNSESIYMRRLKRNQEPTGWFSLGRDRFLFNNTPPTVKMQTYLTWLEHGGEALLALYGFCSAGVDPDGEVELADTVQRYIRALHDLFGLRNKPDDDYQVFTFKSLEFLNDSYFRRPPGLYFARLVREGYSIYTPKGQTIYVPMMDLNRTVEEAMHYLMRCELATGQSLRDFLDRVHYFACGFLASRLINPNRHTPSWDEMRDRLAKIRAAASGKQKKKLAGQEAAYESALRFWEIRKRSGRWSREEIEPILKSDLETVFAVSRQVGYSVGAALYEAYDRGDLSGANLRRYAFQQRDPFFLTDRDA, via the coding sequence ATGCGTTATCAGACCTCGGGGTATCGATTCACCCGGTACCTTCTCACCTCCATCAAGCGCCGCATCCGGGAGGTGATTGGCCCGGAAGACGATGAGATCCAGGACTACTACGCCCATTACAAACGAGAGCTGAAGACCGCCCGGGCTACGCCCATCGAGCGGCAGGAATTCGTCTCCCAGGCCGGACGCCGTTGGGTAACCCTCGTGGGAGATTTCCACACGCTGGAGCACGCGCAGAAGAGCTACGTGCATCTTCTGGAAGACCTCTCCCTCCGCAAGACGCGCCCCATCCTCGCCCTGGAAATGGCCCATGCCCATCAGGACGTCCCGCTCCTGCGCTTCACGAGAGGGGCCCTCGAAGAAACGGACTTTCTAGAGAGCATCCGGTACTTCGAGAATTGGGGCTTCAATTTTCATCACTACCGCCCGATCTTCGAGCACGCCCGGAAGCACCGCCTGGCCATCCACGGGCTCAACAAGGACGGTTCCCTTTCGGAGCGGGACCGGTTCATGGCCTACCGGATCCGCCACCTTTGCGCACGCTACCCCGATCAGCCTCTGCTCGTGCTCGTGGGCGATCTGCACCTGGCCTCCCCCCACCTCCCCCGCGCCCTGGCCGCCCTGGGCATCGCGCCTCTCGTGCTCCTCCAAAACAGCGAGTCCATTTACATGCGGAGGCTGAAGCGCAACCAGGAACCCACCGGCTGGTTCTCCCTCGGCCGGGACCGGTTTCTTTTCAACAACACTCCTCCCACGGTCAAAATGCAGACGTATCTCACCTGGCTGGAGCATGGGGGGGAGGCGCTTCTCGCGTTGTACGGCTTTTGCAGCGCGGGGGTGGACCCGGACGGCGAGGTCGAACTTGCGGATACGGTTCAAAGATACATCCGAGCCCTCCACGACCTCTTCGGTTTGCGCAACAAACCCGATGATGATTATCAGGTATTCACGTTCAAGTCCCTTGAGTTCTTGAATGATTCATACTTCAGAAGGCCGCCCGGACTGTACTTCGCTCGGCTGGTCCGGGAGGGGTACTCCATCTATACCCCGAAGGGGCAGACCATCTACGTCCCCATGATGGACCTGAACCGCACCGTGGAAGAGGCGATGCACTACCTCATGCGGTGTGAACTGGCCACGGGGCAATCGCTTCGCGACTTCCTGGACCGGGTCCACTATTTCGCGTGCGGATTCCTGGCCTCGCGCCTCATCAATCCCAACCGCCACACCCCTTCCTGGGACGAGATGCGCGACCGCCTTGCCAAGATCCGGGCCGCCGCGAGCGGCAAGCAGAAGAAGAAGCTCGCAGGCCAGGAGGCGGCCTACGAATCCGCCCTGCGATTCTGGGAAATCCGGAAGCGATCGGGGCGCTGGTCTCGGGAGGAAATCGAACCGATCCTGAAATCGGATTTGGAGACGGTCTTCGCCGTATCCAGGCAGGTGGGCTACTCGGTGGGGGCCGCCCTGTACGAGGCCTACGACCGGGGGGACTTGTCCGGGGCGAACCTGCGGCGCTACGCCTTTCAGCAGCGGGACCCGTTTTTCCTCACGGACCGGGACGCCTGA